The Prosthecobacter vanneervenii genome has a segment encoding these proteins:
- a CDS encoding glycosyltransferase family 4 protein: protein MIDVVYSGVHTAFECALAAQEIGLLREFYCSVYDAPGCWGGAASRLFGRERLRNRRIDGLDVKYVHENPWPLLANALRQRFGGDLESMQMFAWFDKSYAKHLHKSPPSALVTTERCALESLKVARSLGIRSLHDCPQLHPVALDLLMKEAADRAGMKWEGFSDGPAMIERKIEEYALAEHLMVYSDFQKESFISQGVSPDKILVNPLWVDVDFWHPHEKPHSKPVNSPLKLLFVGELSFRKGLPFLFEALKKLNAPVQLTLAGRPTGQFPIPDQVGKAKLKAVGAVTKNRLRELYSESDLMVLPSVADAFGWVAVEAMACGIPVILTENCGAPVPDPAWRVSALNSNAIAAKLHYYLDNPEKLSLDASLSRAFARQFTPKRFRETMREEYFKLLA from the coding sequence ATGATTGATGTGGTTTATTCTGGCGTTCACACCGCCTTTGAATGTGCACTTGCCGCTCAAGAAATAGGGCTTTTGCGCGAATTTTATTGTTCCGTCTATGACGCCCCAGGGTGCTGGGGTGGGGCGGCAAGCCGCCTATTTGGCCGTGAGCGTTTGCGTAATAGGAGAATTGACGGATTGGATGTCAAATATGTTCATGAAAATCCTTGGCCATTGCTGGCGAATGCTCTACGCCAGCGATTCGGCGGTGATTTAGAGTCTATGCAGATGTTTGCATGGTTTGATAAATCCTACGCCAAGCATCTTCACAAATCTCCACCTTCTGCACTGGTCACAACAGAGCGTTGTGCACTGGAATCGCTTAAAGTAGCTCGTAGCCTCGGAATTCGTAGTTTGCATGATTGTCCACAACTGCATCCTGTTGCCTTGGATTTGTTGATGAAAGAAGCAGCTGATCGTGCCGGAATGAAATGGGAGGGTTTTTCAGACGGACCTGCAATGATCGAGCGCAAAATCGAAGAATATGCTCTGGCGGAACACTTGATGGTGTATTCTGACTTTCAAAAAGAAAGCTTTATATCTCAAGGTGTTTCGCCAGACAAAATTTTGGTAAACCCGTTATGGGTTGATGTTGATTTTTGGCACCCTCATGAGAAACCGCATTCCAAGCCTGTGAATTCTCCGCTCAAGCTGTTGTTCGTTGGAGAGCTCTCGTTCCGCAAGGGATTGCCATTTCTATTTGAGGCGTTGAAAAAGTTGAATGCACCTGTTCAGCTGACACTGGCCGGACGTCCTACTGGCCAATTTCCGATTCCAGACCAAGTTGGCAAGGCAAAGCTCAAAGCAGTTGGCGCCGTAACAAAAAATCGCCTGCGTGAACTCTATTCAGAGAGCGATTTAATGGTTTTGCCTTCAGTAGCAGATGCCTTTGGCTGGGTGGCTGTGGAAGCTATGGCGTGTGGTATTCCAGTGATTCTAACGGAAAATTGCGGTGCTCCGGTACCTGATCCTGCGTGGCGTGTGTCAGCACTCAATAGTAACGCCATTGCCGCCAAGCTACACTATTATCTGGATAATCCTGAAAAGCTCTCACTTGATGCTTCATTGTCCAGAGCATTTGCGCGGCAATTCACACCGAAACGTTTCCGGGAAACGATGAGAGA
- a CDS encoding FkbM family methyltransferase: MVTELHLPADAGTRGTFIDILLDDVYGLHRLPRSVSTVMDIGCHAGLFAAHARLTWPDAVIHGYEPNPQMGPYWKRQADSFGYTVYPEAVGMVPGFVSIHESSDSVHARSETVASSNIPQVSFGEAVHRIGGRVDLVKLDCEGAEWDILRDDASWKRVRFLTMEFHLWAGYTLEALKERLHAMNWKINGCFYQGSDFGILRAENIGFNLDASTLG, encoded by the coding sequence ATGGTGACCGAACTGCACCTTCCGGCTGATGCGGGGACACGTGGGACTTTTATTGATATTCTTCTCGATGACGTCTATGGCCTTCATCGGCTTCCGCGATCAGTTTCAACCGTTATGGACATAGGATGCCATGCAGGCCTGTTTGCAGCACACGCCAGACTGACATGGCCGGATGCAGTGATTCACGGCTATGAACCCAACCCTCAAATGGGCCCGTATTGGAAGCGACAGGCCGACAGCTTTGGATACACGGTGTATCCCGAAGCTGTGGGAATGGTGCCAGGATTCGTTTCCATTCATGAGTCGAGCGATAGCGTCCATGCGCGGTCTGAAACAGTTGCTTCGAGCAATATACCGCAAGTTTCGTTTGGTGAGGCTGTCCATCGGATCGGTGGGAGGGTCGATCTTGTGAAACTGGATTGTGAGGGCGCTGAATGGGACATCCTTCGGGACGATGCTTCGTGGAAGCGAGTTCGCTTTTTGACCATGGAGTTCCACCTATGGGCTGGCTATACTCTAGAAGCCTTGAAGGAACGACTTCATGCGATGAATTGGAAGATAAACGGATGCTTTTATCAAGGCTCTGATTTTGGGATTCTCAGGGCTGAAAACATCGGTTTCAATTTGGATGCAAGCACCTTGGGGTGA
- a CDS encoding exostosin domain-containing protein: protein MKIHLVSAYSAQGEASVSAWLEKCGYLASHHLVPSPADADLILFAEVYAGLDPYFFDVLRHPVYRAYRQKCVLYHISDVTQTLCRTISPSIDKNHPNAHTRRSFSYLVRVHDNPYLDEIPESQIFLKERRYLFSFVGDPKTHPVRQNLLALNHPRALLNAVTGSSATQMGLDEREPFQKGYLQTILDSEFVLCPRGIGPASMRLFEVMQLGRAPVIISDDWLPVSGIDWEEFALLVPEAQVGQIPQLLEQQTHRALEMGKRAREVWMENFSPQRALEGLFKRAFELVQIPITRREQIRDVLPLCALRHWRTLAACLCRSLQHGNCAGLPRAKGEKVSATKS from the coding sequence ATGAAAATTCACCTTGTTAGTGCATACTCTGCCCAAGGAGAAGCATCTGTTTCTGCATGGCTGGAAAAGTGCGGATATCTTGCCAGTCATCATCTTGTGCCGAGTCCGGCAGATGCAGATCTAATCCTTTTTGCAGAAGTCTATGCGGGTTTAGATCCTTACTTTTTTGATGTTCTAAGACATCCTGTTTATCGAGCCTATCGGCAGAAATGTGTGCTTTATCACATCAGCGATGTGACACAGACATTGTGCCGAACCATATCGCCATCTATCGACAAGAATCATCCAAACGCCCACACTCGGCGTTCGTTCAGCTATCTGGTGCGAGTACATGACAATCCTTACTTGGATGAGATTCCGGAGTCTCAAATCTTTTTAAAGGAGCGTCGTTACCTATTTTCTTTCGTTGGGGATCCTAAGACGCACCCGGTTAGGCAAAACTTGCTGGCTTTGAATCATCCCAGAGCGCTGCTGAATGCTGTTACAGGTTCTTCCGCCACGCAGATGGGCCTTGATGAGCGGGAACCGTTTCAGAAAGGCTATCTCCAAACCATTCTCGACTCAGAGTTTGTTTTGTGTCCACGAGGGATCGGGCCTGCCTCAATGCGTTTGTTTGAGGTTATGCAACTTGGTCGCGCCCCGGTGATCATCAGTGATGACTGGCTGCCTGTGTCAGGAATTGATTGGGAAGAATTTGCTCTTTTGGTTCCTGAAGCCCAAGTGGGTCAGATTCCTCAGCTGTTGGAGCAGCAAACGCACCGTGCGTTGGAGATGGGGAAGAGAGCTCGTGAAGTGTGGATGGAAAACTTTTCGCCACAGCGTGCTCTAGAGGGGCTTTTCAAGCGTGCCTTTGAGCTCGTTCAAATACCCATAACACGACGAGAACAAATAAGGGATGTGCTTCCGCTGTGTGCTCTACGGCATTGGCGAACATTGGCAGCCTGTCTCTGCCGCAGTTTGCAGCATGGCAATTGCGCTGGCTTGCCTCGGGCCAAAGGTGAGAAAGTGTCAGCAACTAAGTCATGA